The Streptomyces tubercidicus DNA segment CAAGGACCGGGCCGGAAACCCTGTCACGGTGCCCGACAACCCGGTGGAGGGGCGGCTGTTCACCGGCCGCTGGTTCGGCAGGCTGGCCGCGGCAAGCCTGGAACCGCTCCTGGGCCTCACCAAGGACTGGCGGCCCGATCTCATCGTGGGCGGCACACTGACCTACGCGGCACCGCTGGTGGCCCACCGGCTCGGAGTGCCATACGTGCGCCAGGCCTGGGACGGCAAGGACTTCGACGGTATCGACCCGGGAGCAGGCGAGGAGCTCCGACCGGAACTCGATGATCTCGGCCTCGCCCGGCTGCCCGACCCGGCTCTGTTCATCGATATCAGTCCGCCGAGCCTGCGCCCTCCCCACGCGTTGCCCGCGCAGATGATGCGGTGGACCCCGGTCAACCAACAGCGTGAGGCCGAGCCGTGGATGTACACCCGCGGAGAGCAGCGAAGGGTGTGCGTGACAGGTGGCAGCCGCGGCCTCAACTTCGACTTCCTGAAGAACATGGTGGAGACGGTCTCCGCGCTGGACGCGGAGGTCGTGGTGGCCGCGCCCGAGGAACTGGCGGCAAAGCTGCGCGACGAGCTGGACGGCGTACGGGCCGGATGGATCCCGCTCGATGTTGTGGCACCCACCAGTGACCTCATCGTTCATCACTCCGGAGGCGTCACAAGCCTGACAGCACTGCACTTCGGTGTACCCCAGCTGTCCCTCATGGAGTCGCAGGACAATGCCTCGCACGGTGCTGCCCTGGACCGCATCGCCGATTTCGGCGCGGGGCTGTCGCTCCAGCCCGGAGAGCTCACCACGGACCGCATCCACGCCGCCTGCCGCGCGCTGTTGGACGACCCGTCCTACACCCGGCAGTCGCAGATCCTCGCCCAGGAAATGGCCTCGCTGCCGCTGGCCTCCGAGGTGGTCGCTGAGCTGGAGAAGCTCACCGCCTGACCCGGCGGCCCAGGAGCGCGCCGGCGGCGTCATCAAGATCACCGGGAAGCGTGTCTCCTGCACCTGACCGCACGAACAACGCCGGGGGCGGGGGCACGATGCCCCCGCCCCCGGCGCCGTCATGAACGTCCTTGACTTCAAGTCGACTTGAAGTGTGAGCCTGTCTCCCGGTCGACAGCACCACCACCTCCAGGAGGAGCCCCATGAGCACACCCCCCGTCGCCCTGCCGGTCATCCACCGCGACGACTCCGGCGTCGCTGTGTTGAACCGCTGGGTGACCGCCACCCCCGACCGGCAGCGGGCCGTGGCGGACGCCTCTCTCGCCGCCTGGGCGAAAGCGCCCTGGCCCCAGGGGCTGCGCGCCGTCAGCTGCTTCATCAGCACCAACGGCGACACTGTCTTCACCTACGAGCAGTGGTCGGGTGAGCGGGAGCTGCGCACGTTCGAGACTGCTGCCGCCTCCGCGCCGGGCCGGGAGGGCATCAACCGCGAGATCGCGGCGGTCGACGACAAGGCCGAGCAGTCCGATCCCTTCGTGTGCCGACTGCACCGCAGCAGCATCACAGACGCCGAGCGCACACCGGGGTGTGTCGTGATCACCACCTTCGGATTCGAGGAGGCGGACACGGCACGCGCGTGGTCGGACGCGATCTGCGACGCCGAAGCCGCCCAGCCCCAGCCCACCCCTGGCGGAATCTCCCGCCACTTCCTCCTCAGCCCCGACGGCACTCAGGTGCTCAACTACTCGGAGTGGCTGGACGAGGAGTCGCACCGCAAGTTCCTGGAGAACCCCGCGCAGACCCCCGAGTGGCAGCGGGTCGAGGAGTTCACCGGCCTGACGCACGGACCCGGCCGACGCTGCCGCCCGTACGGAGCGCTTGCTGCCCCGCTGCCCGGGACGGCGGCCTCCGAGACCCCGTAGGTGCGGCGGCACCCCCGCGCACCACGGCGATCGAGCCGGCACACCGTCAAGCGTAAAGATGGGATCTTCCGTGACCACAGATGCTCCTCCCACCGCGGGCAAGCGGGAGTGGATCGGACTCGCCGTCCTTGCCCTGCCCACCCTGCTCCTGTCCATGGATCTGAGCGTCCTGTTCCTGGCGGTCCCGCATCTGAGCGCGGACCTGGAACCCAGCGGCGCGCAACTGCTCTGGATCATGGACGTCTACGGATTCCTGATGGCCGGGTTCCTGGTCATGATGGGAACCCTCGGCGACCGGATCGGTCGCCGCCGCCTGCTGCTGATCGGCGCCGCCTCGTTCACTGCCGCCTCCACGCTGGCAGCCTTCTCCACCAGCTCCGAGATGCTGATCGCCACCCGCGCCTTGCTCGGCATCGCCGGGGCCACCCTGGCGCCCAGTACCCTGGCTCTGCTGCGCAATATGTTCCACGATCCCAAGCAGCGCACCGCCGCCATCGGAGTGTGGACCGTCTGCTTCTCGGCGGGAAGCGTGCTGGGACCGCTGGCCGGCGGCGTGCTGCTGGCCCACTTCTGGTGGGGCTCGGTCTTCCTGCTGGGCATTCCCGTGATGCTGCTGTTGCTGGTGACCGGGCCGATCCTGCTGCCCGAGCACCGCAATGCCGGAGCCGGCCGGGTCGACCTCACCAGTGCTGCCATGTCCGTCGTCGCCGTGCTCGGCGTCATCTACGGAATGAAGGACATCGCCACGCACGGGCTGGGCCTGGTCAGCCTGCTGTCGATCGCGGGCGGCCTGGCTGTCGGCGCGCTGTTCGTCTACCGGCAGAAGCGACTGAGCGATCCGC contains these protein-coding regions:
- a CDS encoding glycosyltransferase, coding for MKILFLGAGSAATVYGLTPLATAARNAGHQVIMAAPRNVLPDIAALGITPFSATSTPIPHFRTKDRAGNPVTVPDNPVEGRLFTGRWFGRLAAASLEPLLGLTKDWRPDLIVGGTLTYAAPLVAHRLGVPYVRQAWDGKDFDGIDPGAGEELRPELDDLGLARLPDPALFIDISPPSLRPPHALPAQMMRWTPVNQQREAEPWMYTRGEQRRVCVTGGSRGLNFDFLKNMVETVSALDAEVVVAAPEELAAKLRDELDGVRAGWIPLDVVAPTSDLIVHHSGGVTSLTALHFGVPQLSLMESQDNASHGAALDRIADFGAGLSLQPGELTTDRIHAACRALLDDPSYTRQSQILAQEMASLPLASEVVAELEKLTA
- a CDS encoding antibiotic biosynthesis monooxygenase; the protein is MSTPPVALPVIHRDDSGVAVLNRWVTATPDRQRAVADASLAAWAKAPWPQGLRAVSCFISTNGDTVFTYEQWSGERELRTFETAAASAPGREGINREIAAVDDKAEQSDPFVCRLHRSSITDAERTPGCVVITTFGFEEADTARAWSDAICDAEAAQPQPTPGGISRHFLLSPDGTQVLNYSEWLDEESHRKFLENPAQTPEWQRVEEFTGLTHGPGRRCRPYGALAAPLPGTAASETP